The DNA region GTGTAACCAAAAAGACTTGAATGAATCAGGAGAGGTACAACACGGATCAAATGCCTCTGCCTGAGGGAAGGAAGACAAAAGGAAAAGAATATAGTTTTATGAGACCCCCATCTAGTAGAAAATAAGTACTTGGATCCTAATACGAAAACCTAATTCAGTTCGAGAATAGACGCCAAATCCGAGCCTTTTCTCCAGATCTATGTTTCATGAGGTTTTTAGACCATTTAATCAGTAAGTGTACCTTTACAGTCCAGAGTTGGCATCGAACTTTCATGCCATTGCAAATCCTGGATCAGAGCTTTTGAACTGCAAACCTGAACTTCAGAGAAAATCTTTTTGGGGAAAAAGGTTCAAGTCAGGGTCTATACACAAACTTTAGATGCAATGAAACTTCTTGTATTTCCTATTGAACTGTCTTAAAGTCTCTTATATTCacaaatgctgcatttattttattagctagagtgaaaacagtaatattgtgaaacattattagaatttaactaataataatataaatttttgATGCTTTCAATTGGACTCTCTTTCTGTTTTAATTGATGATAAACAGCAAAAATATTAACATtgtaaaaatattattgcaattcattttaattttttaaaatacaatttatttctgtgatgcagcactgaattttcatgagtcattactccagtcttcagtgtcacatgattcttcagaaatcattctaatatgctgatttattatcgatgttggaaactgttgtgctgcttaatatttttttatgatacttttttcttaaaaatgaaaaagaacagcatttatttaaaatagaattcttTTGTAACAATCTTAGTCTTtactataatatttttttatctatttaacaTATTCATACAATTGCACTGAAACctgtttttttacctttttattttttgaagcatcctgaaaaaagtatcacaggtccaacattaattataaatcaacatattagaaggatttcggAAGAATCTGGAGTAATTactcagttttgatcacaggtataaattatattttaaagtatattaaaatagaaaaaatttattttaaactgcaataatcacaaaataaaaaaaaaaattctgtattttttgGTCTAGATACAGCTTGGATgggcataagaaacttctttaaaataccttaaaaatcttactgattccaaactttagAACGCcagtgtaaatatattttaaaatgtaatttattcctgtgatggcaaagctgaattttcagcatcgttactcttCAGAACCCTTCAGAAACATTTCTTACTATAAATATTGAAATTCagcgttatatatatatatattaactgtGATACATTTCTGCATTTGAATTGGATCTTTTGTAATATCATAAATATCTTGCTAAATatgtgtttaaaaaaagttttcccTATAGTTTCCCTAATTTTATAACATATAGATGAGTTGCAGTTCCTGGAAAACATACATGGTTGATTTATATTTGATATCTGAGAATATATTGAGCATTAGATGAGCTCCAGAACTGTAACTGACAATGTTAAGAGAGAAGACAACAAACAGAACCCCTGTTTATCAGTATAAAACAATTGAGATCTCATATGTCATGTGGCTGGTCTATAGCTCATGTGATTTAGCCTCTTTCAGCATGACAACACTTAACAGCAAAATTGATCTAATATTGATTCTGCTGTATCAGATGTGATTCAGCACTTCTTCAGAACTTTGCAATCTCATCTGATTTATCATATGACTCTGATCACTTAGAACAGAAACTACTGTCAACCTGCTGATAAATGAAAGATAAATGTGGTTAGCCTTTTGTAACACGCCAATTCCACTTCTCGTTTCAGTCTCACATGCGTCACAGCAAAATCTCATGGTCATGTTATGATTTGAAAATGTTAGAAATAGCATTTTATGTTGATACTGAATGcgtagttttgttttatttccagggttaaatgacattttaaatcaCAGTTTTTACAATGGACTTTTGAACCCTTCCTGCTTTATTTATTCCCCATTTACCCCATTCGCTTGTTAAATGAGACCTATTATGCCACCTTTTACAAGATGTCCCAAGTGTCCCCAGAATGTTTCTGTGATGTTTCAGTTCAAAATACTCGAcgtatcatttattatatcatttttaaaatgcctattttgagtggaagcagaaaaatgattttttttttgtgcttgtctctttaaatgcaaatgagctgctgctgcCCGCCCCTTTTCcaaaatagggctgtgcctttacatcTCGTACCTTAAatactttaaatgtaaatttCTGAAATAGGGTTTTTGTGCACTCACACGAcatgttctctttcatgtcttattgcgcttaaactgtgaaatacacaagtttatgttaaaaacacacaggagttacaaaaaaaGCCGGTTattgtctgtgaaggtaaacaactgggaaagaaatcacatgtttatattagatctgtgtggtagcagcgtaatatacagtaaataaatcaataaatccactgctgtcttgtctcctctgaggctgggactctaaatagtgttctgcgctcatctgtgcagcaaaagacagaacagttagcatttGCTCGAACtattgccatggcgttagaactggtacaccgttgtcgccTGCGAAAACACAGTGGTGGAGCCatgggtggaaacatgcagataaAATCTCCTTCCTACGTCACGAGGGGAGCAAAATCTGAGCAgtttttttcacaagcttgcagagaaagcttttcaattttcatattttctgggttggtagttACACCAGGGACCCAATTATACCACTTAAACACGGAAAAAGTCTAAAaattcatgatatgtcacctttaagatTAAAGGTCAGATTAAAGGACATAAAGGTGAATATTGCTCAGCAAGGACACGATTATCTTTGAAGTGGAGTGATTCTACTGGGATGTTGCGTTCAGtgagaaaaatacagtttttcaaGAGTCTTCTGGTTGGCATTATGGAATCATTTCATGAAATGTCTCACTATAGTAGAATCAAAGAGAAACATCCAGAGTAAAACAAACCTCACAGTGCAGTGATGAACTAGTTGAGCGGTGAGAGATCTACAATTCTCACGTCCGCACAGGTCAGTCAGTGACTACGGTTGAGGGCAAAaacttacatacaccttgcagaatctgcaaaatggtaattattttaccaaaataagacagatcatacaaaatgcatgttatttttgtatttaatactgacctgaataagatattttacatgaaagactttataaaataattgtataaaaatgacccttttcaaaagtcccttgtttgtcctgaacagttaaactgcccacaaTTCTTTAGaacaatccttcaggtcccacatattctttggttctttgtgtatttgaaccttttccaccAATgattgtgtgattttgagatccatcttttcacactgaggacaactgagggactcatatgcagctattactgaagctccaaatgctcactgatgcttcagaaggaaacacaatgcattaaaagctagggtgaaaacttttgaacagaatgatgtgttcatttttcttatcttacctaaaaaattttttttttttttttagtactgcccttcagaagctacagaagatacatacttcccagaagacaaaataaattatatttacccattatcttaatgcatcgtttttccttctggggcatcagtgagcaattgaaccttctgtaatagttgcatacgagtcatACTCAtacgttgtcctcagtgtgaaaagatggatctcaaaatcatagtcattgttggtagtggttcaaatacacaaaaatgctggaaaaccaaagaatttttggaacctgaaggatttttttgaagaacagaaggcagtttaacttttcaggacaaacaagggactcatgaacaactatcactaaacaaacaaacaaaaaaaaaaaaacagctgtggctcattcaggtaacaacagtattaagaatcaagtgtacagtcgtggccaaaagttttgagaatgacacaaatattagttttcacaaagtttgctgctaaactgcttttagatctttgtttcagttgtttctgtgatgtactgaagtataattacaagcacttcatacgtttcaaaggcttttatcgacaattacatgacatttatgcaaagagtcagtatttgcagtgttggcccttcttttccaggacctctgcaattcgactgggcatgctctcaatcaacttctgggccaaatcctgactgatagcaacccattctttcataatcacttcttggagtttgtcagaattagtgggtttttgtttgtccacccgcctcttgaggattgaccacaagttttaagatctggggagtttccaggccatggacccaaaatgtcaatgttttggtccccgagccacttagttatcacttttgccttatggcacggtgctccatcgtgctggaaaatgcattgttcttcaccaaactgttgttggattgttggaagaagttgctgttggagggtgttttggtaccattctttattcatggctgtggttttgggcaaaattgtgagtgagcccactcccttggatgagaagcaaccccacacatgaatggtctcaggatgctttactgttggcatgacacaggactgatggtagcgctcaccttttcttctccagacaagcctttttccagatgccccaaacaatcggaaagaggcttcatctgagaatatgactttgccccatgtcctcagcagtccatttgctTTACTTTTTGCAGacgatcaatctgtccctgatgtttttttttggagagaagtggcttctttgctgcccttcttgacaccaggccatcttccaaaagtcttggcctcactgtgcgtgcagatgcgctcacacctgccggctgccattcctgagcaagctctgcactggtggcactccgatcccgcagctgaatcctctttaggagacgatcctggcgcttgctggactttcttggacaccctgaagccttcttaacaatgcagtggaaactttttttcgggattaagttaattttcatggcaaagaaggactatgcaattcatctgatcactcttcataacattctggagtatatgcaaattgctattataaaaacttaagcagcaacttttccaatttccaatatttatgtaattctcaaaacttttggccacgactgtatgtatacttttgaacagggtcatttttataaattcagctattattttattttgtctacatgtaaacatcttttatgtgatatcttattcaggtcagtactaaataaaaatagcatgcattttgtatgaacttattttgataaaatattctgcaaggtgtatgtaaacttttgcaacTTGAAGGCTGAAATGTTCATGTTCTTATCATGTGAAAGTCTGGTGAAATTAGTCTGATAGAAAGGCATTCTGGATATGCGAGTTGTCTCTGAGGATCCATTCAGTAAAACGCCATTGTTTGGTTTAGTGGTAATGATGTCATCCTCATAAACCGAAACACACACCGGAGGAAAACAAGCCACAACTAAACAATAAACCTATTTATTGAGACTCTACTGAGAAATAAAAACACCCATAAAATATAACCAGACTTGTATATTTTCCGGATGCAGGATGCTTGCCCGTGCAAATCTTGTTGCGTCAATGCCTGCGTGGTGCTGTCTGGTTGCTAATGTGTTTTGAGATGTTTTTAGCATGCCATGTATGTTAAAAACACAGCAGAATTATTGTAACAAGTTTGCAAGTAGAGAAGAATCATAACTGGATAGCTTCTCAGTTTCAAACATCTGCGAGAGTATTTTCTTGGAAGGCTGAATTGCTTCACAACAGgaattctccaaaaaaaaaaaaaaaaaaatctgattcatGGAAGTTAAATCATCCGTTCATGGTGACTCTGAATGGTACGTTTTGGACTAAGCCAGTAATATTTGATCCAAGAAAAGAATTATTCCAAGTCCAGGAAACGGCTCTTTTGGGATGTATGTTCCAGAGACATCAGATCATAATATATGTGGCACGCATAAACAGGTACAATGAGAAccatatataatttcataaaaatAACTACATGTGTAGTAAAACATTTCATTTTCCTGACAGGAATAAGTGACAGCTCTGAGGAAAATGAAAACCACATGgaccaaaataaaacattttattcactATACATGTATCAAAGTGACTTAGCAccttaaaaacacacaaaaaatacagCTGACACAAGATGGCTGCTATTGGAGAGCTTTTAACAGATCTGCACAATGATATTTGTCTGTTATAGTCCTAATACTGTCATGTGCCTTGATGTTCTTCAGGGCAAACAGCACATCAGATAAAAGAGTCCTcctggaaaataaaaaaaaaaagtgttagaaCTATTACACATAGTATAATAAATGACGTATTCATTATTTAATAgcagaaatattgtaaaatgaCATTACCGAATGCTGCTTGAATCACTGTTGTCCTTAAATAAGGCATGAGCAATCTGAAGTAGGTGTTTGCTGAAGTTCTGCAGCTGAGGTAGTGATGATCCAGCGTTTACATCAATAAACCATGATTTTGGAAAACAATCTGCAATCTTTTTAGAAGAATAAAAGTTAGTTTCATAATTAACTACCTTAGAGGTCAACAAATGAGATTAGATTGATATTATAAGCACAGGAACCTTTTTGCATTTCTGgatgctgtgttttggatcagaTTCGTTAAGAACTGTGATCATCAAGTAACGGCTGAGAAGTTTCTCCAGCATGAGCTCCTTAAGAATGTGTTCCGGAATCAAACCATCCCATAATGCCATGTTACCAAgcaactgaaaaaacaaagatttcATATAACAATCAGCATTCGAACATAAACATTCTGTCTGAAACATTGGCTTGATTTCTCATGaacattttaacatgtttgtctttctttcttcagtctgaaaaaaaattatgtttttttttaaagaaaacatttcaggatttctctccatatagttgacttttATGGTGctgcgagtttgaatttccaaaatgcagtttaaatgcagcttcaaagggctctaaatgatcccagttgaggaataagggccTCCTTATTTTCTAACAAAtttgacaatttatacactttttttaacctcaaatgcttgtctagctctgcatgtacttggtgtatttcagttcaagacagttagggtatgtcaaaaagctacaattttctcctccaacttcaaaaatcatcctacattgctgcagaagtactgactcagtgtttacaaaatgaacatgcaaagaagatcaaacaccctttacaaaaaaggttaaACAGCGATGtactgtaggatgattttgaagttggagaaaactttagttttttgacataccctaactgtcttgaactgaaatacaccaagtacatgcagagctagacaagaaagaaaaaaaagtgtataaattgtcattttttaaagaaaataactgatggttttgctagataagacccttcttccttggctgggattgtttagatccCTTTAAAGccgaatttaaactgcattttgaagttcaaactcggggccaccatagaagtccactatatgaaaaaaaatcctgaaatgttttcctcaaaaaaaaaaaaaaaagaatttctgtAAGTGAAcaactttaatgtttttaaatgaagaatgctcaccaaggctgcatttatttgatcacaaatacagtacaaacagcaagattgtaaaatattaacgggttgaaggttcaaaatgcagtttcagtgcagcttcaaaaggctcagCACAATCCCAGGTGAGGAATAAAGATCTTAGCTACTGAAACGactggtcattttcaaaaaaaataaataaatacatttatatactttaaccacaaatgcacatcttgcactagctctgcgatgcacatctaCAACACATTGGAAAGCTCATGGTTAGGGTAAAGGCCATCTGACTTTCTTTGCGCATTTGctctgtaaacactgggttgataCTACCGCCTACATCACGTGACTACATAATGCGAAGTCGAGCTAGtggaagacaagcatttgtggttaaaaagtacatacatttttattttgtttagaaaatgacaatgtttggctagataagacccttattcttcggctggcattgtgtagagccctttgaagcagcattgaaactgcaatttggaccttcaacccgctgatccccatttaagtccactatatggagaaaaatcctggaatattttcctcaaaaaccttaatttcttttcgactgaagaaagaaaaacatgaacatcttggatgacatggggggggggggggtgagtaaattattaggaagtttttattttggaaatgaactaatcctttaataatttgtaacacaactctcacttttgaccaatttaatgcatctttgctgaatttAAGTATTAGCTTCTTaacaaatgtactgaccccaaactttcgaaATGTATAAGGAAACAGCAAGAGCATGTAAACAGTCACAACACGACCAGAAGTGAAATGTCAAACCTTAACTGCTGACCAAAACTGTTTGCTCTGAAACTGGAACTGTGGGGACTGCTTATCCTCTAAAAACCTTAGCAAAAAGCACATTGTCATGATTAGCTCATACAACTTAACAAGCTTTAGAAATGTAAAGGTAAACATTACAAATGACACAAATCTAgacaaaacatacttttttgggTACAGTGGGACAAAGACGTCATTGTCTACTGCACTCCTTAACCTCTGAATAACTGCTTCTACAAAGGCCTGCAGGATAAAGTCACAAGCTGATTTTACTTTTACTGACATCACATCCATTTAGTTAGATACAGTTTTAATACATCGTAAAACAATACCTTGACAGGTTTGCTTTGTTCACCTTCAAATACAGAATAATCATCCTGTATTCTCTTGCACAGAGTCGTGAGGGTTTCAGACTGCTGCGCAGACAGAGGGTCCCACACCAGCTCCACGAAACCTGCCCAAAACCAGGTAATTAGTTCTGGATTTCATTCTGCACTTCTAAACGAACGCTGCACTGACAGCAAACAGAGCCAGAACAAGACATTCTGATATGCTTAATAGTAAATTAAAATCAAATGGGTGATATTAAATTACTCACTGAAACATTCTGTTCCCTAACTCAAACTCTTAAATGCAGCAGGCTAGTGGGTGTTATAAAGCCGTTAATGTAATTATGTGCAAATGCCATAGTCACCTTGAACTTTGGAAAGGATTGTCTTTTCAATTATGGTGGGCAGTGTCGTCTTATCCATGTTCTCTGATTCCTCATATCCCTGGCCGTGACAGAACTTCTCAACCTCAGAATACCACGGCAATGCCTCAAAGTCTTCACCTGCCTACAGGGAAAAACATATGATGAAATGCCTGGGTATATATAGTAGTAATCATAAAGATTTAGAGTTGAGAAGCCAATGATGAACAGATAAaccaaaattcccttgatcttttgacatctacagttaaagtcaagcgtttacatacaccctgcagaatctgcaaaatgttaattatttaaccaaaataagagggatcatataatatgcatgttatttttttatttagtactgagctgaataagatatttctcataaaaaatgtttacatatagtccacaagagaaaatagttgaatttatatatattttacagcgtttaaaagtttacatacgcttgaaaATTATTTGTTTAgagataattgttcatgagtttcttgtttgttctaaacagttaagctgCTCGCTCTTCTTCAAAAAATCCtccagattctttggtttttcagcatttttgtgtatttgaaccctttccaacaatgactgtatgcttttgagatccatcttttcacactgaggacaactgagggactcatatgcaactattaaagaaggttaaaacgctcactagtgctttagaagaaaacacaatgcattaagagctgggggtgaaaacttttggagttTGATGATCAGGATAAACTgaacttattttctcttctgggaaacatgcaagtatcttttgccgcttctgaagggcagtactaaataaaaaaaaatgatattcaggcaaaataagaaaaatgtccacatcttcattccatttaaaagtttacaaccctggctcttaatgcatcattgaaAATAAAAGACAATGCAGTGCTGACTATATTGGATTCGACAGAAATGTCGcaacacaagtgtgagtaactgtttttgACCTAAATCACAACAGTGTTCAACTATGAAGAAtttaggctgtcaaacatacacaagtgTTAGCAAAATTGTCATGAATTCCCTGCAATGAATTCTGATATAATATGTTGTAGACAAGCCCTAGATCACCTGTAGAGGATTCCAGCCAATAAGCTGCTGTCTGATGAGGGGTGCCAGGAGTTTTGGGATGCACAGGTTAATGTAGGCATTACTGTAAGTATCCTGAAAGGAGACACGCCACTCATCAAATCTGGAAAGGATTTTTTTGACATCCCAGAAGTCTGCTTGAACATCTGCAAACACTTCCTTTGCCTTTTTCAGTAGATCATCTGAAATTTAACCAAAGATATAAATGCAGTGACAAGTATTATGCATTTTTTGTATTCTCAATATTCCATTACGACActgtttaaaaatttattttatttctgcttcCATGAAGCTTCTCACACCTCTTTTACTTTGTAGCTCTGCCTGCTGCTCAGCCGTTGGTTCCCAGTCACACGGTACACACACAATGTCTTCTTCAGACAAGCTAGAACATGAAAAAGCATAGGGAATTGAAAAAACTGATGATAAATGACTTTGACAACTGTAATTTACAGATTATAAGCATCTCAGAAAGCCTCCAAAGGCTGTAATCTATAGACTTTCATAATGTCAGGCTTAGCGTATCCAGGATTCACAGCAATAACAGTCAGTAATGGTGAAAGTGCAAACATTACAATCCATCTCACCTCTGCCAAGCTGGGTTAGAGCCTCCGGTTGTGTCACCATTGCTGTGTGAATCAGTGTTATCTATATGAGACAGACACAATACAcaatattaaatgaaatgaatGTGCATGCAGTCCtgtaatacagttgaagtcaaaagtttacccacctggcagaatctgcaaaatgttattttaccaatttaagaggggtcatacaaaatgcatgttattttttatttagtactgacctgaagaagatatttcacattcgctgttcttcagaaaaatctgtcacgtcccacagattctttggtttttcggcatttttgtacttgaaccctttccaacaatgactgtatgattttgaaatccatcttttcacactgaggacaactgagggactcatatgcaactattgcagaaggttcaaacgctcactgatgcttcagtaggaaacacaatgcatgaatttgaagatcagggtaaatttaattttgtcttcttggaaacatgtaagtatctgctttagcttctgaatggcagtactaaaagaaaaaaaaaaaaaaagagatatttaggcaaaataagaaaaatatacacatcctaatttcgttcaaaagttttcacccccggctcttaatggatcgtttttccttctgaagaatcagtgagcgtttggaccttctgtaatagttgcatatgagtccctcagctgtcctcagtgtgagaagattgatcttaaaaatcatacagtcattgttggaaatggttcaaatacacaaaaatgctgaaaaaccaaagactttgtgggaaggactttctgaagaacagcaggcagtttaactgttcaggacaaacaagggactcatatgcaactatcactcttgtggactgtatgtaaacatattttatgtgaaatgtcttattcaggtcagtactaaataataaataacatccattttgtatgatccctcttgttttggtaaaataattaacatttagcagattctgcaaggtgtatgtaaacttttgacttcaactgtagatggAAGTTATAATCATAATCATAGTGGGCATAATATGTGAAGCGTCTTCTACAAAATATTACATACTAAAAAGCAGTACTCAGTTACAATCTTACAGGTTAATTTCTGAATTCGTGAAGACTCCTCCTGTAGTGCTTCTCTTCTCTGACTCGTCAGCGNNNNNNNNNNNNNNNNNNNNNNNNNNNNNNNNNNNNNNNNNNNNNNNNNNNNNNNNNNNNNNNNNNNNNNNNNNNNNNNNNNNNNNNNNNNNNNNNNNNNNNNNNNNNNNNNNNNNNNNNNNNNNNNNNNNNNNNNNN from Garra rufa chromosome 21, GarRuf1.0, whole genome shotgun sequence includes:
- the LOC141295407 gene encoding intron Large complex component GCFC2-like; amino-acid sequence: LTSQRREALQEESSRIQKLTYNTDSHSNGDTTGGSNPAWQSLSEEDIVCVPCDWEPTAEQQAELQSKRDDLLKKAKEVFADVQADFWDVKKILSRFDEWRVSFQDTYSNAYINLCIPKLLAPLIRQQLIGWNPLQAGEDFEALPWYSEVEKFCHGQGYEESENMDKTTLPTIIEKTILSKVQGFVELVWDPLSAQQSETLTTLCKRIQDDYSVFEGEQSKPVKAFVEAVIQRLRSAVDNDVFVPLYPKKFLEDKQSPQFQFQSKQFWSAVKLLGNMALWDGLIPEHILKELMLEKLLSRYLMITVLNESDPKHSIQKCKKIADCFPKSWFIDVNAGSSLPQLQNFSKHLLQIAHALFKDNSDSSSIRRTLLSDVLFALKNIKAHDSIRTITDKYHCADLLKALQ